A genomic stretch from Spongiibacter nanhainus includes:
- the ald gene encoding alanine dehydrogenase, with protein MRIGIPTEVKSQEYRVAVVPEDVATLCQQSHTVLVQRGAGQGSGFDDEAYRRAGATIVDSAQALFAEAELIVKVKEPQPGEYALLRPEHTLFCYLHLAPAVELTDALVASGASCVAYETITDSAGRLPLLMPMSEIAGRLATQAGAHCLEKAQGGAGVLLGSVAGLPPAKVLIFGGGTVGTNAAEVAVGMGASVTVIDPNDKRRQQLQTEFAGADFTVLDAPDLASMLPETDLVIGAVLLPGAESPKVLQRSHLGDLKPGSVLVDVAVDQGGCFATTRPTTHGDPTFVEEGIVHYCVANIPSAVARTASQALSSASRPYLQQLASGPLAEVLAKDAHLLAGLNVAAGKVCFDAVASAQGRDYTPPEDVLALIA; from the coding sequence ATGCGCATTGGTATCCCCACAGAAGTAAAGTCACAGGAATATCGCGTTGCGGTGGTGCCGGAGGATGTGGCCACCCTTTGCCAGCAGTCCCACACGGTTTTGGTCCAGCGCGGCGCAGGGCAGGGCTCGGGCTTTGATGACGAAGCTTACCGCCGCGCTGGGGCTACAATCGTTGACTCTGCCCAGGCGCTGTTTGCCGAGGCTGAGCTAATCGTTAAGGTCAAAGAGCCCCAGCCGGGGGAATACGCGTTGCTGCGGCCTGAGCACACCTTATTCTGTTATTTGCACCTGGCGCCGGCTGTCGAGTTAACCGATGCCCTGGTCGCCAGCGGCGCCAGCTGCGTCGCCTACGAGACCATAACTGATTCTGCCGGTCGCCTGCCGCTACTAATGCCAATGAGCGAAATAGCCGGTCGCCTGGCCACCCAGGCCGGGGCCCACTGCCTAGAGAAGGCCCAGGGCGGGGCCGGGGTGCTACTGGGTTCGGTGGCCGGCCTGCCACCGGCAAAGGTGCTGATTTTTGGCGGCGGCACCGTGGGGACCAACGCCGCCGAGGTAGCCGTGGGGATGGGCGCGTCAGTTACGGTGATCGACCCCAATGACAAGCGCCGCCAACAACTGCAAACGGAATTTGCCGGTGCGGATTTCACGGTTCTCGATGCCCCCGACCTGGCCAGCATGCTGCCAGAGACCGACCTGGTGATTGGCGCGGTGCTGCTGCCCGGCGCGGAATCGCCCAAAGTATTGCAACGCTCCCACCTCGGCGACTTAAAGCCCGGCTCAGTGCTGGTGGATGTGGCGGTGGATCAGGGCGGCTGTTTTGCCACCACAAGGCCGACCACTCACGGTGACCCCACCTTTGTGGAAGAGGGCATTGTGCACTACTGCGTTGCTAATATTCCCAGTGCGGTGGCCCGCACCGCCAGTCAAGCGTTGAGCAGTGCATCCCGGCCTTACTTGCAACAACTGGCCAGTGGCCCCCTGGCCGAGGTATTGGCCAAGGATGCCCATTTGCTTGCCGGCTTGAATGTTGCGGCGGGCAAGGTGTGTTTTGATGCCGTCGCTTCCGCCCAGGGCCGAGACTATACACCGCCTGAGGACGTTCTCGCTTTGATCGCTTAA